A genome region from Drosophila simulans strain w501 chromosome 2R, Prin_Dsim_3.1, whole genome shotgun sequence includes the following:
- the LOC6733377 gene encoding aldehyde dehydrogenase, dimeric NADP-preferring isoform X2, with protein MFDNAIKPQPEANGAPKNGGDRPITTVINIEPEPETESPIGIFTSQPERQQQQPEQLQSESESDRMANFDDTLQRARLAFSSGKTRNVSFRRKQLENLLRCYEEHENEIISALEADLRRPKQESLIVETEFMKNDIKHILFHLDEWVQSEKPSKSFVNLMDDVQIYNDPFGVVLVIGAWNYPLQLLLVPVASAIAAGNCVVIKPSEIAANCAKFIADVIPKYLDNDCYPVVCGGPSETAELLNQRFDYIFYTGSTRVGKIIHAAANKYLTPTTLELGGKSPCYIDKSVELRTAVKRILWGKLINCGQTCIAPDYILCSKEVQEKFIAEAKDVLKEWYGENIQSSPDLSRVINANNFQRLLGLMKSGRVAVGGNYDASERFIEPTILVDVKESDPIMEEEIFGPILPIFNVESAYDAIKFINAREKPLVIYVFSNSNKLVKEFRRNTTSGGFCSNETIMHCGVDVLPFGGVGMSGMGSYHGKYGFETFTHKKSCLGKDLSAFGEKLASARYPPYSDRKGSLLSFLLRKRRPLPNLHLSHVLAIGLGVGLTVLANYYLQVRKGKLLSK; from the exons ATGTTTGACAACGCGATTAAACCTCAACCGGAGGCCAATGGAGCTCCAAAAAATG GAGGAGATCGGCCGATAACTACTGTCATTAATATTG aaccagaaccagaaacCGAAAGTCCAATTGGGATCTTCACATCACAACCggaaaggcaacaacaacaacccgAGCAGCtccaatccgaatccgagtccgaCAGAATGGCCAATTTCGACGAT ACGTTGCAACGCGCTCGCCTCGCCTTTTCCAGTGGAAAGACCAGGAACGTCAGCTTTCG ACGCAAGCAGCTGGAGAATCTGCTGCGTTGCTATGAGGAGCACGAGAACGAGATCATTAGCGCCTTGGAGGCGGATCTGCGGCGTCCCAAGCAGGAGAGCCTCATCGTGGAGACCGAGTTCATGAAGAACGACATCAAGCACATCCTATTCCACCTCGACGAGTGGGTGCAGTCGGAGAAG CCCTCCAAGTCGTTTGTGAACCTGATGGACGACGTCCAGATCTACAATGACCCCTTCGGAGTCGTCCTGGTGATCGGCGCCTGGAACTacccgctgcagctgctgctcgtgCCCGTGGCTTCCGCCATCGCCGCCGGAAACTGTGTGGTGATCAAGCCCAGCGAGATTGCCGCCAACTGCGCCAAGTTCATTGCCGATGTCATTCCAAAATATTTGGATAAT GATTGCTATCCAGTTGTCTGCGGTGGACCCAGCGAAACCGCGGAGCTGCTCAACCAGCGTTTCGACTACATCTTCTACACGGGCTCCACGCGCGTAGGCAAGATTATCCACGCCGCGGCCAACAAGTACTTGACCCCCACCACCTTGGAGCTGGGTGGCAAAAG CCCCTGCTACATTGACAAATCGGTGGAGCTGCGCACTGCGGTGAAGCGCATCCTGTGGGGCAAGCTGATTAACTGCGGACAGACCTGCATCGCTCCGGACTACATCCTCTGCTCCAAGGAGGTGCAGGAGAAGTTCATCGCGGAGGCCAAGGACGTGCTAAAGGAGTGGTACGGCGAGAATATCCAGAGCAGTCCGGATCTAAGCCGTGTGATCAACGCCAACAACTTCCA GCGCCTTCTTGGCCTGATGAAGTCCGGCCGCGTGGCCGTCGGAGGTAACTACGATGCCAGCGAGCGTTTCATCGAACCCACCATCTTGGTGGACGTGAAGGAGAGCGATCCCATCATGGAGGAGGAGATCTTCGGCCCCATCTTGCCCATCTTCAATGTGGAGAGTGCCTACGATGCCATTAAGTTCATCAATGCCAG AGAAAAGCCGCTTGTAATTTACGTGTTCTCCAACTCGAATAAGCTAGTTAAGGAGTTCAGGCGGAACACCACCAGCGGCGGATTCTGCAGCAACGAAACCATAATGCACTGTGGAG TTGATGTGCTGCCCTTCGGAGGCGTCGGCATGAGCGGCATGGGCAGCTATCACGGAAAGTACGGCTTCGAGACCTTCACGCACAAGAAATCTTGCCTGGGCAAGGACTTGTCCGCGTTCGGCGAGAAGTTGGCATC AGCTCGGTACCCACCCTACTCGGACCGCAAGGGATCGCTGCTCTCGTTCCTGCTGCGCAAGCGCCGTCCGCTGCCCAACCTGCATCTGAGCCACGTGCTGGCCATCGGACTGGGAGTCGGATTGACGGTGCTGGCCAACTACTACCTACAGGTAAGGAAG GGCAAGCTGTTGTCGAAGTAG